A single window of Methylocella tundrae DNA harbors:
- a CDS encoding non-ribosomal peptide synthetase, giving the protein MAAFDVRRTIHSFFIEVARDHADHAAVLYDGRVLSYSQLDRKSNQFARFLTSRGIRPGAIVGLFLSRSPEAIIAMLGVLKAGAAFAPLDPAYPADHLAFIASDAEPFIVVSASHMFSKARLAADGVAFSPAALPWTAPTLLMDAEEEAIARESGGALAETVAGDDLAYVMYTSGTTGRPKGVMVPHRGVTRLAFNSFVDLGPDDVVLHLAPLAFDASTFEIWSPLLNGAALAIVGAAHPSFNEIGAAIREGGVTTAWFTASLFHAIVDHQIEILRPLRQLIAGGDVLSPRHVRRVLDALPQCRLVNGYGPTENTTFTCCYDLPRDFSADAAAPIGQPIEHTRVYVLDQNLRPVPAGEEGELFAAGDGVAIGYLKRPELTAEKFLPDPFCGEAGQLMYRTGDLVRRRADGVIDFTGRVDRQVKIFGKRVELDEVEALLRRLPQVADAAAQVRKRTDGDRQIIAYVSSHSSIDPEALRRHMLDLAPDHLVPAHFVVLRDLPRTPNGKIDRASLPEFAGARAAPLAVAQDLNAIEATLAGVWSRLLKTDSVGVDANFFDLGGASLDVMALQEEIKARFFCDVPMTALFEFTTIRSLAAHLQSLDASAAGKGAEASTDRVAVDDLNSRKARQAEALKRASRRRVVSTS; this is encoded by the coding sequence GTGGCTGCTTTCGATGTGCGCCGGACAATTCATTCCTTTTTTATTGAAGTCGCGCGTGACCACGCGGACCATGCGGCGGTTTTATATGACGGTCGTGTTCTTTCATATTCGCAGCTCGATCGAAAGTCGAACCAGTTCGCCAGGTTCTTGACGTCGAGAGGGATTCGTCCCGGCGCGATCGTCGGATTGTTTCTATCGCGATCGCCCGAAGCGATCATTGCGATGCTTGGCGTTCTGAAGGCGGGCGCCGCCTTTGCGCCGCTTGACCCTGCCTATCCGGCCGATCATCTCGCCTTTATCGCGTCGGACGCTGAGCCATTCATCGTGGTTTCGGCCTCGCACATGTTTTCCAAAGCCCGATTGGCCGCCGACGGCGTCGCGTTCTCGCCGGCGGCGCTTCCATGGACGGCGCCAACTCTTTTGATGGACGCGGAAGAAGAGGCCATCGCGCGCGAGAGCGGCGGCGCGCTGGCGGAAACCGTCGCGGGTGATGATCTTGCCTATGTCATGTACACTTCGGGGACGACCGGGCGGCCGAAAGGGGTCATGGTTCCCCACCGCGGCGTGACCCGCCTTGCCTTCAACAGCTTCGTCGACCTCGGCCCGGATGATGTTGTCCTGCATCTCGCGCCATTGGCCTTCGATGCGTCGACATTCGAAATCTGGAGCCCCTTGCTCAACGGAGCCGCGCTCGCCATTGTTGGCGCCGCGCATCCGAGCTTCAACGAAATCGGCGCCGCCATCCGCGAAGGCGGCGTGACGACGGCCTGGTTCACCGCCAGCCTTTTTCATGCGATCGTCGATCATCAGATCGAGATTCTACGGCCGCTGCGCCAGCTGATCGCCGGCGGCGACGTGCTGTCGCCGCGACATGTCAGGCGCGTGCTCGACGCGCTGCCGCAATGCCGTCTCGTCAACGGTTATGGCCCGACGGAAAACACTACTTTCACCTGCTGCTACGATCTGCCGCGAGATTTCAGCGCGGATGCGGCGGCGCCGATCGGGCAGCCGATCGAGCATACCCGCGTCTATGTGCTGGATCAAAACCTGCGGCCCGTGCCGGCTGGTGAGGAGGGCGAGCTGTTCGCGGCCGGCGATGGCGTGGCGATCGGCTATCTGAAGCGGCCGGAGCTCACCGCCGAAAAGTTTCTGCCCGATCCTTTCTGCGGGGAGGCGGGTCAACTGATGTACCGGACAGGCGATCTCGTCCGGCGCCGGGCGGATGGCGTCATCGACTTCACCGGCCGCGTCGATCGCCAGGTGAAGATTTTCGGTAAGAGGGTCGAGCTTGACGAGGTCGAAGCGCTGTTGCGGCGACTGCCGCAGGTCGCCGACGCGGCCGCGCAGGTGCGCAAGCGCACAGACGGGGATCGGCAGATCATCGCATATGTCAGCTCACACTCATCAATCGATCCAGAGGCGTTGCGGCGGCACATGCTTGATCTTGCTCCAGACCATTTGGTCCCGGCGCATTTCGTCGTGCTCCGCGATTTGCCGCGCACGCCCAATGGCAAGATCGATCGCGCGTCGCTTCCCGAATTCGCCGGCGCAAGGGCGGCGCCGCTTGCCGTCGCGCAGGATCTGAACGCCATCGAGGCGACGCTCGCCGGGGTCTGGAGCCGGCTGTTGAAAACGGATTCCGTCGGAGTCGACGCAAATTTTTTCGATCTCGGCGGCGCTTCGCTCGACGTGATGGCGTTGCAAGAGGAAATCAAGGCGCGCTTCTTCTGTGATGTGCCGATGACCGCCCTCTTCGAATTTACGACCATCCGTTCGCTCGCGGCGCATCTGCAAAGCCTTGATGCGTCCGCCGCGGGCAAGGGCGCCGAGGCCTCGACAGACAGAGTCGCCGTCGACGATCTCAACAGCCGCAAGGCGCGTCAGGCCGAGGCGCTCAAGCGCGCCTCCCGCCGTCGCGTGGTTTCGACATCATAG